One Drosophila subpulchrella strain 33 F10 #4 breed RU33 chromosome 2R, RU_Dsub_v1.1 Primary Assembly, whole genome shotgun sequence genomic window, aagtatacacttaataagcgttgtgttaaaagtatactaaagttagtataaaaatgtaagtattaaCTCAACACTAATTAGTTTCAACTGTATACTTTGTAGTGTAAAAGCTCTACCAAAGAGTATAAAGCGTAAACCTgtagtgttatttttaaactagtcATATTCGACTTCttagtttattatttatacttgtggtttcaacaaaaactttatgtagtataaagaaaatatagtttcaaattattacaaaatagtttcaTGCCAACACTTTATAGTATTAAGCTtatactaattattatatgaGTGAGACTCAGTAGTATAAATAGTATACAGaacattaaatagtttttcatgGTGTGAAACTAGGACAATAGCTATTATTCgaacatatattttggtgTAAAACCAGGACATTAGCGAGTATACGAACACAGAAAATGCTACCGGAGTAGGCGTTGTTTGACGCGTTAATGATGATTGTGATTTTATGCCGAGTCAACATGtaagtaaaatatttgttctaaaatttaaaaaaatcaatattatattGTCCCTGTTGGTAAATATTGTGTATTTTCAGATGCAAGTGCTTTGCGCACGCGTACAGATGCATAGCGCTTCGGACACGACACGGAGAACGGTTGTCCAGAGTGCGGCAGTGGGATTGTTGAGGACGATCAGCATGTCCTATTTTAATGTCGCCGCTTCGGGTCTGATCGCTAAATGCTGATGAAGACCACCGGAGCAAGAGATCGGCCAGCGACGGCAGCCTTCGCAGCGAGTGTACTGCGAACGCAGCGTCGCATCGAGAAGGAGAGGAGTGAAGCTACAGCCTAGGTGGCTACCATTGCGCTaagcaataccttgcggtgataccgcgcaaTCACGGCCCCTACTCTTGTTGCTTGTACTTATTTTAGTCTGCATATACGTGTTAGGtaaaggaatataaaaaaaaggagcTAAAACATGTTATGTGTGTTGcgcaaaatatgaaaatttatgaaataataacaaaataatatgtgaaatagtaataaaagaaaaacaacatacaacttgattttattgggtttgggataccacgaaaaacaaaatagtataaattttatgtatactacaggcaacggggaaatcgtataagttttatacgaaatagtataaaatgtatactaacgatttcgataaatagcttaaaaagtatactacggctctctagattagtataatatgtatacgaaatagtataaaacggagactacataggatagcttttatactaaatagtataaaaagtaaactatcagcataaatttcagtacactgagtgagtataaattgtatactcGTTAGTTTAACTTTGATAACTTCGAAAGTTTCAGTTTAATACTTTGGGTGTCATAAAGTTAATACGCATCTTATCAAgatatttttgacactcaatagtttagttttaatgtacgaatagtttagtttctatgatcatttttttttgggtgtacccttttactctacgagtaacgggtataaaaatcaaacttTGTTGCCGTTTAATTGTATACATATGTCTACATTAAGATTTATTAGcaattttttatgaaattaaTGGAAATACTACTATCCGTTCTTCCTATGTTCTATCACATTTAAAAAGCTAAgaatgcaatatttttgaatcaagGCGCCATGAATTCTTCCGATGAGTCATATTTTTCCCGATCTGGTAACACCGACCCATTTTCTAGCAGAAATGTTAAGATGTAACGTTTTTTAACAGAATTTTCCTCTGCCACTGTTAGAAAACGTTACAtcttaacatttctattagaaAATAAGCCCTTTTCGGCCTGGCAGCACGGCTACTAGTGGCAACGctgaacattttaaataaggaaatttaaattctgggaattttaaaatctggCTTGTGTCTTTACTAAGGCAAGGAATTTAGACAAGGGCTGCCAGACCGCTAATGTTTATCTTTTAATTCGCCCGCATAGTTCGAATTCGCCGCGTCTTGTTCGAATTTGACTCGCCTTGTTAGGAGTGTGTCTTTGCTGACCGAGCGGTGTCACCCTCCAGACGTATACTATGGTGGAAATAAATCCCAGACTCCGTTGATATATTCAAAAAGTTAAACGCGGTTTATTTAGATTGCCTAccaaattttgaaattttaagtTGTTCAAAGCTCACTTGTTTTCAAATTAATTGTAAGctaatcaaattttaaaaacttaacaTACATAATCTAACAATTTCAAAAAATGAATTGTAGAAAAGtaactaaaataaatgttgaaaaacgattttttctaaaaaatcaattaaactAAAGTTTGTCGTTAACGTGGTATTTAGAAATCGTCCTAAAAATATCTGgcaaaagtatgctacaaaatTGCCGCATAATTAAGAccatttaaaatacttaattcagtaaatctttatttaaattttaaataacaaatatttaatatggTGCCTGCTTGCGAGACTTTTTCTCCTTCTTAACTTTCAGCTTGTCACTGCTGCCTGCGGTTCCACTGGTTTCCTGTGACCAAACAGTAACAATGCCGGATTCGCCGCCCGTTATCAGTAATCCTTTCTTGGAATCAAACAGACTGTCCCTCACAATCTGCTTGTTTCCCTGAAAATTGGCCAGCGGCTGGAGTTCGTTCTTGTTGGTAACGCTCACGGAGCGCAGGATCTCCCTGAAAGATGAGTAGTTATTTGGGGGTACCAGAGAAAACTCGGTTAAGCACTCACCCCTTGTTGAAATTCGTGCCCGCCAGCAGAAAGACTCCTCCGTCCTCCTGGTTGTGGGCACCAATTAGGTTAAAGTTGGCCGCATTTTTGCGCCTTATTGCCGCCGTGACATCTGGCCGCTGGAAGGAGGCCACCTCATCGCCCTCCTCGCTTTCGTAGCTCTTAAAATCACCCGTGGTTGTGATGCAGGACACAATGTCCTTGTCGTAGACGTTTTTATGCCACTCCAGACGGGCCACACTGCTCTCGGTGTTAAAGGTGCTCATCAGGGCCTCTTCCTCTTCCGCCTCCTTTACATCAAAGATGTTTATCAGACCATCCACACTGCCCGTGGCCAGGAGATCCGGATTCTGGGCATGGAAACGCACGGAGGTGACGGTGTCCTCGTGGCTTTCACAATAGCAGCCCATCTGCCGTCGCTCCCGGACGTCGTGGAACAGCAGGAAGGCGTTGCTCTCGAATTGCTCGGTGCCACAGCAGATGACCCGCCCATTGGCGTTCCTATCGAAGCAGCACATCGACTTGGGCACCGGCCACTCCATGTATTTGTGGCGGTACGAGAATCTCGCCTGCTCGCCCTTTAGGCGCAGGTCGTAGAGGCGCACATAGCCATCGGTGGTTCCCACAACGATGTTGTGGGGTCCCTCGTCGAGGAAACGGATGCCACAAATGCTCACAGGCTTCGGGGAGTCTGTGGGCGGCAGAAAGCTAAAGTTGGCCAGTTTCCCGGCGCCCGCATCCAGGTTGTATATGTGCATCGCCGAACTGGACAAACCAGCGGCAATCCGGGTGAATCCCTGATCGGCGGCCAGACTGAGCACATATTCCCGCTGCAAGGACACGCTGGTCTCGTCCTGTGGCTTATATTGCAGCTGGAATTCGGCGGCCAGCTCCTGGGGGCTACAGGTGTCCTCGTCGCCGATGTCTTCCTCGTCCTCCGAGTCGGGCAGCTCCTCCTCGGCGGCTTCTGCAAGGAGCAAGGATTTAGTAGGCTGTAGTTAGAGGCTTAAAACTTCTTTAACCTTGGCAATACTTGTTGAAATCACTCATTCTTGTTGGTTGTTGACTTCTTGCACGTGTATTGAATCGCTTTAGAGATGGGCAGCTAGCTAATTTAGAGCTAACTCAAGGCTAGATGAGTTCTGATAAACGATTTAAGGTGAATATTTGGTGACCAAGTTTTCTCCattatttgatttttccccGTTTCTTAACTTGTAACATCAGTTATTCCAAAAGTAAACaggataataattattataatgacATGGTTAATTATCTAGCCTTTTTATCAAGCCAAATAGAGCAACATTGCTTGCAATGCTTCTTCTTACCCATACAAACAAAACCATTCACAGGGAAACGCCTTCAATAAGGTGACCAGTTTTCAAATTTTAGGCGCGAATgttaatgttaaaaaaaaaacatagtttattttcgttattttttaattataaaagggacatttattaaaataaataaaaaattttaagcatTTTATTAAGCCAAAAAACGTTCTTTACTGTGTAAAATAACTCTTcaaaattaaacttatttatttgaagtagttctttatatatttaaaataaaataaatgtatcccaaacaaatataaatatcaacAAAATATGTACAATTTCCCATAAGTCCACAAACAACGAAATCATTACCATTTAATATCGATCTGTAGATTTATTCTTTATACAAAAGTGAATTTCACAAGAAGCCATTCCGAATACGACATATGCATTTGCCACAAGTCAGTTGCCTAAATATTCTTTCGGTTTGGAGTTGGTTTTGCGTGTTCGTTGAGGTTTCTTGATTGACTGACtgtttttagttttgttttgtgttctGTACGgtcatataaatatatatgtacatatttatataGGTTCTGCTTTTTTATATTCAACAAAGGACTCAATTTCCTGCGCAGCATCTCTAACAAGAAGAACTCTTCAACAAGCAACTATGTATTCAATAATTAGATATATGCGGGTTACAATATAGTTCCTATTCACATGAAGTCGTCATAGTCTTCGGTGAAGTCATTGCCGTACTTTTGGTAGCCGTCAATGTCCTGCGGATAGTAGGTTTAATTAGTTATAATCAGCAAATGTAAAGGTGGATCCAAGGACTCACGTCGTTCTCGGTGCGCAGCGTGACCTTGCCCTTGCCCTTGCCAGCGGGCTTCTTGGCATTGGCCTTTTCCAGCTTCAGCTTTTCCGAGTGCAATATCTCCACGTTCATTTTGACCTTTTTGATGTCAGCGGCGCTCACTTGATAAGGTGGAAAATTCAGATCAGATAAGGTTTATTTGGGCGTAAGCCGGCTAGTCACTTACGATTCACGCATAGGCTGCGCACCAGATCTTCGACGAACTGGGGGAAGTGCTCCGATTCCCGGAACTGGGCCACCTTCCAGCTGAGCGTGGAGCCAAACTCCTTGAACTCCTCCTTGCTTTCCGGATTGAAAGCGTCGAGGCCGCCGCTCGTACTCGTCACGCCAAAGGCGTCTTGGGCGTGTTTAAGGTCCGAGGCCTCCTGGATCTTTTGCAGGCGCAGCTTCTCGGCCAGTTTATCCGCAGGCGATAGGTTGGCCAGTCGTTCCGCCTCCGCTTCCTCCTCCAGCCGCTGTGGATCAAGGA contains:
- the LOC119550027 gene encoding eukaryotic translation initiation factor 3 subunit J, yielding MADDWESAADSEVVILPNVAASVNKWEGEDEDEDIKDSWEDEEEKKDEEKPTKTEVPAKTKPSKALKAKLEQQARLEEEAEAERLANLSPADKLAEKLRLQKIQEASDLKHAQDAFGVTSTSGGLDAFNPESKEEFKEFGSTLSWKVAQFRESEHFPQFVEDLVRSLCVNLSAADIKKVKMNVEILHSEKLKLEKANAKKPAGKGKGKVTLRTENDDIDGYQKYGNDFTEDYDDFM
- the LOC119550065 gene encoding WD repeat-containing protein 89 translates to MSDFNKYCQEAAEEELPDSEDEEDIGDEDTCSPQELAAEFQLQYKPQDETSVSLQREYVLSLAADQGFTRIAAGLSSSAMHIYNLDAGAGKLANFSFLPPTDSPKPVSICGIRFLDEGPHNIVVGTTDGYVRLYDLRLKGEQARFSYRHKYMEWPVPKSMCCFDRNANGRVICCGTEQFESNAFLLFHDVRERRQMGCYCESHEDTVTSVRFHAQNPDLLATGSVDGLINIFDVKEAEEEEALMSTFNTESSVARLEWHKNVYDKDIVSCITTTGDFKSYESEEGDEVASFQRPDVTAAIRRKNAANFNLIGAHNQEDGGVFLLAGTNFNKGEILRSVSVTNKNELQPLANFQGNKQIVRDSLFDSKKGLLITGGESGIVTVWSQETSGTAGSSDKLKVKKEKKSRKQAPY